The Streptomyces laurentii region GCGAGAGCGTGCGTGGGATCGCCGTCGACGTCCCCGGCCGGGACGACGTAGGCGACGAGAGCACGCTCCCCGGGCCGGTCCTCGCGGACGAGGACGGCGGCGCGGGCCACGGCCGGATGGCGTTCCAGGACGGCCTGGATCTCGCGGGGTTCGATGCGGAAGCCGCGTATCTTGACCTGCTCGTCGGTGCGTCCGAGGAAGTCGAGTTCGCCGTCGGCGGTCCAGCGGACCAGGTCCCCGGTGCGGTACACGCGGGTACCGGGCGCGCCGTACGGGTCGGCGACGAAGCGGGCCGCGGTGAGCCCCGGGCGGCCGAGGTAGCCGCGGGCCAGCCCGGCACCCGCCACGTACAGCTCGCCCGGCACCCCCACGGGCACCGGCCGGAGCCGTTCGTCCAGTACGTACACGCGCGTGTTCGCCATGGGCCGGCCGATGGGCGGCTTGCCGCCGTCCGCGTCCCGGGCCGGGTCCAGACGCCGGAAGGTGGTGAACGTCGTGTTCTCGGTCGGTCCGTAGACATGGTTCAGCGTGGTGCCGGGGAAGTCGGTCAGGAGTCGCCGGATGGCCTCGCCCGACGGCTGCTCGCCGCCCGTCCAGACATGCCCGAGCCGGCCGAAGATCGAACTCCCCTCCGCCACCAGCAGGTTGAAGAGCGCGGTGGTGAGGAACGCGCTCGTCGCACCGCCTTCGGCCACGGCCCGCTCCAGCGCCCGCGGCGAGGAGTCGCCGGCCGGTGCCATCACGACCGTGCCGCCGCGGAGCAGCGGCACCCACAGCTCGTACGTCGAGGCGTCGAAGGAGTGCGGCGAGTGGGCCAGCACCCGCGTGTGGCCGCCGTCCGCCGCCCAGCAGGGATCGGCGGCGAGCGCGACGATGTTCCGGTGGGTCACCAGGACGCCCTTGGGGTGGCCGGTGGAGCCGGACGTGTACATCGCGTACGCGGCCTGGTCGCCGGTGATGTGCGGCCACCCGCGCTCGTCCGGATCGGGGTCGTCCGACGCGGTGTCCTCGGCCAGGACCACCGGCGGGTCCAGTGGCCCGCCCACGAGGTCCTCGGCCCGCTCCCGCGTGGACGCGTCCGCCAGGAGCAGGCAGGGCCGGGCCTCCTGAAGGACCGTACGCTGCCGTTCCCCCGGATTGCGCGGGTCCAGAGGGAGGTAGCCGGCACCCGTCTTCAGTACGGCGAGCAGGGCGACGACCAGGTCGGCCGAGCGGTCCAGGGCGACCGCGACCAGCCGCTCCGGACCCGCGCCCCGACGGCGCAGCCGGCGCGCGAGGAGGTCGGCCCGGGCGTCGAGCTCCGCGTAACTGAGCCGGGACGCGCCGCAGACCACCGCGGTGTCGCCGGGCGCGGCGGCCGCGCGTTGCCGCAGCAGCTCCGGCACGGAACCGGCCGGCAGCGTCGTGTCCCGGCCGTTCCACGTCTCCAGCGTCGTACGGCGCTCGGCGGGGCCGAGGAGTTCCAGACCGCCGACGCGCCGCTCCGGCGCGGCGACCGCCTCGCTGAGGAAGGCGGTGAAGCAGCGGGCCAGCCGCTCGGCGGTGGCGTGGTCGAAGAGGTCGCGGGCGTAGACCAGGGCGCCGTCGAGCGCCCCGTCCCTCTCCGTGACGTCGAGGAGCAGGTCGTAGGTGACCGTCCGGTGCGTGTAGTCCAGCAGCCGGGTGTCGAGGTGAGGGAGGCGCACGGAGGCACCCGCGTAGTTCTGCAGGCTGAGCATGACGTGGAAGAGTGGGTGCCGGGCCGCCGACCGCACCGGGTTGACGGCCTCCACGACCTGCTCGAAGGGCACGTCCTGATGGTCGAGGGCCGCCACGACGCCCGTCCGGGCCCGCTGGAGCAGCTCGTGGAAGTCGGGGTCGCCGGAGGTGTCGGTCCGGATGACGACGGTGTTCACGAAGCAGCCGACGAGGTCGTCGAGGCCGGCGTCGGTGCGTCCCGCGACCGGGCTGCCGACCACGATGTCGCTGCCCGCGCCCAGCCGCGCGAGCAGCCCCGCGAGGGCCGCGTGCAGCACCATGAAGGTGCTGGCGCCGTGCCGGAGGGCGAGCCGGGAGAGGAGCCGGTGGCTGTCGGGCGGCAGATGGAAGGGGACGGTGCCGGCCCGGCGGACGGAGGTGGAGCGGCGCGGCCGGTCGGTGGGGAGCGGGAGTTCGGCGGGCGCGCCGGCGAGAGCCCGGGTCCAGTGGGCCAGTTGCTCGACGAGGAGGCTGTCGGGGTCGTCGGCCGCGCCGAGCTGCTCGCGCTGCCAGAGGGCGAAGTCCACGTACTGGAAGGGAAGTTCCTCCCAGGACGGAGGGCGGCCGTCGAGACGCGCGGTGTAGGCGTGCGACAGGTCGCGGAGGAACGGTGCGACGGACCATCCGTCGATGGCGATGTGG contains the following coding sequences:
- a CDS encoding cyclic nucleotide binding protein (identified by MetaGeneAnnotator; putative;~sequence version:1); this encodes MIPLSFSQSRFWFQGELDRGGDSPNTSMALRLTGRLDVGALRDALRDVVTRHESLRTVIPVTDGVPGQRILEPTAIELPVRRISDEDVETAVADAAGHLFDLAREIPLRAVLLAVDSPDRPVPRDEHQHPVHVLAITVHHIAIDGWSVAPFLRDLSHAYTARLDGRPPSWEELPFQYVDFALWQREQLGAADDPDSLLVEQLAHWTRALAGAPAELPLPTDRPRRSTSVRRAGTVPFHLPPDSHRLLSRLALRHGASTFMVLHAALAGLLARLGAGSDIVVGSPVAGRTDAGLDDLVGCFVNTVVIRTDTSGDPDFHELLQRARTGVVAALDHQDVPFEQVVEAVNPVRSAARHPLFHVMLSLQNYAGASVRLPHLDTRLLDYTHRTVTYDLLLDVTERDGALDGALVYARDLFDHATAERLARCFTAFLSEAVAAPERRVGGLELLGPAERRTTLETWNGRDTTLPAGSVPELLRQRAAAAPGDTAVVCGASRLSYAELDARADLLARRLRRRGAGPERLVAVALDRSADLVVALLAVLKTGAGYLPLDPRNPGERQRTVLQEARPCLLLADASTRERAEDLVGGPLDPPVVLAEDTASDDPDPDERGWPHITGDQAAYAMYTSGSTGHPKGVLVTHRNIVALAADPCWAADGGHTRVLAHSPHSFDASTYELWVPLLRGGTVVMAPAGDSSPRALERAVAEGGATSAFLTTALFNLLVAEGSSIFGRLGHVWTGGEQPSGEAIRRLLTDFPGTTLNHVYGPTENTTFTTFRRLDPARDADGGKPPIGRPMANTRVYVLDERLRPVPVGVPGELYVAGAGLARGYLGRPGLTAARFVADPYGAPGTRVYRTGDLVRWTADGELDFLGRTDEQVKIRGFRIEPREIQAVLERHPAVARAAVLVREDRPGERALVAYVVPAGDVDGDPTHALAAHARRALPDYMVPAVVVLPDGLPLTSNGKLDRAALPAPARGTGSGRPPRTPGERLVCALFAEILGVPTVGADDDFFALGGHSLLAIRLVNRLREALDDGQDGVGLRTVFEAPTPAGLAARFKDAGTAVRSPLRRRPRGDALPPSFSQLRFWMQGELTEGAAAHTVTTALRLTGPLDTGALSAALGDVVTRHESLRTIFPVSDGEPHQLILDADEFGKIVLPVREVSQQDVQAAVFAASEHEFDLARDIPVRAELFACAPRSTSSRSRCTTSPSTAGPPRPSCATSPRPTPPDCSDRLPTGRNSPSSTPTSPCGSARNSGRPTTPRALSPGSSPTGPARWPAPPTRSRCPPTGPAPPSPAGEPERCRSGSLRSTTRT